One Geoalkalibacter subterraneus genomic window carries:
- a CDS encoding XRE family transcriptional regulator has translation MVSVSQRDNSISAESRNDFAKRLGQVMDERDISVRELARLSKTSESVLRRYRSGASEPTRPVIIALAKALGCNPGWLAFGEESLVSLRKQMEDDEFFPLPYLDHPLVVHSQREKHHNCEKRARTIRWSRDFLSAFCDNGDPKENLFLYCMDGDCMEPQLRNGNMLIAQRAEGGDFTRDGIYILGSGGAIIVRRLQRQGDRVGILSDNKRYNDYEVSLSDIVGPDDDMNNESKFVLFGRVVFVGHAI, from the coding sequence GTGGTATCTGTGTCGCAACGAGATAATTCAATAAGCGCAGAAAGCCGCAATGATTTTGCGAAAAGACTGGGCCAGGTAATGGACGAGCGCGACATCAGTGTGCGTGAATTGGCGCGGCTTTCAAAGACGAGTGAAAGTGTGCTCAGGCGGTATCGTTCAGGAGCGTCTGAGCCGACACGCCCAGTTATTATCGCTTTGGCCAAGGCCCTGGGATGTAACCCGGGCTGGCTTGCATTTGGTGAAGAATCCCTGGTTTCACTTCGCAAACAAATGGAAGATGATGAGTTTTTTCCTCTGCCTTATCTCGACCATCCTTTGGTTGTTCATAGCCAACGAGAAAAACATCACAATTGCGAGAAAAGGGCACGCACCATCCGCTGGAGCAGAGATTTTCTTTCGGCTTTTTGTGACAATGGCGACCCGAAGGAAAATCTTTTCCTTTACTGTATGGACGGTGACTGCATGGAACCTCAATTGCGTAACGGCAATATGCTCATTGCACAGCGGGCGGAGGGAGGGGATTTCACACGAGACGGGATTTATATTCTTGGCAGCGGCGGGGCCATCATCGTTCGCAGGCTCCAGCGACAGGGCGACCGGGTTGGAATTTTGTCCGACAATAAACGCTATAATGATTACGAAGTAAGTTTGTCAGATATTGTCGGTCCTGACGATGACATGAACAACGAATCGAAATTTGTTCTTTTCGGCAGAGTCGTTTTTGTCGGCCACGCGATCTGA
- a CDS encoding helix-turn-helix domain-containing protein, whose translation MFKDPEEKNAWIKYQLGRQGSSFAKIAKKLGVSREAPRRALCRPYPRMEKAIAEEMGYSPEQIWPERYDEWGRHKNSR comes from the coding sequence ATGTTTAAAGATCCTGAAGAAAAGAACGCATGGATTAAATACCAACTGGGGCGACAGGGAAGCAGTTTCGCCAAGATCGCCAAGAAATTAGGGGTCTCCAGGGAAGCTCCCCGGCGTGCTCTTTGTCGTCCGTATCCTCGCATGGAAAAAGCAATTGCTGAAGAGATGGGGTATTCTCCCGAACAAATCTGGCCGGAACGATATGATGAGTGGGGACGTCATAAAAATAGTCGCTAA
- a CDS encoding transglycosylase SLT domain-containing protein — MSEKYGLDPYLLYSVALTESAKTWEDGLIRPWPWTLNVTGKGHYPATRKEAAQMLAQMSKKTKIIDVGMLQVNLHYHGHRVNHPEDLLDFTTNLQVAAQILKETLESSPHDLILGVGRYHSWRDHLARPYGIKVVSLAQTLRAQNY, encoded by the coding sequence GTGTCCGAAAAATACGGGCTGGACCCCTACCTTCTTTACTCTGTGGCCCTAACGGAATCAGCGAAGACCTGGGAGGATGGCCTTATCAGACCGTGGCCGTGGACGCTCAATGTAACCGGCAAAGGTCATTATCCTGCGACACGCAAAGAAGCAGCTCAAATGCTGGCGCAGATGAGCAAAAAAACCAAGATCATTGACGTCGGCATGCTGCAGGTCAATCTGCATTACCACGGGCACAGAGTCAATCACCCTGAAGACCTCCTCGACTTCACCACTAATCTGCAGGTTGCAGCACAAATCCTCAAAGAAACTCTCGAATCATCCCCTCATGATTTGATCCTGGGGGTCGGAAGATATCACTCCTGGCGCGACCACCTTGCCAGACCCTATGGAATTAAGGTTGTTAGTCTAGCCCAAACCCTGCGGGCGCAAAATTATTAA
- a CDS encoding flagellar transcriptional regulator FlhD, whose amino-acid sequence MDTKYERDIKTLNRRYLMLVREMEREDSDYAHTVTGVPYQIRRKLKDMTIEEVEEMVEHLPIMPFTFRLMERHWKRIADAIRTSRFDARKTAETISFMTVAAALQEEDKGGEGFADC is encoded by the coding sequence GTGGACACAAAGTACGAGCGCGACATCAAGACCCTGAACAGACGATATCTAATGCTTGTGCGGGAAATGGAGCGTGAAGACTCCGATTACGCCCACACTGTCACTGGAGTCCCCTACCAGATTCGTCGCAAGCTAAAGGATATGACCATCGAAGAGGTCGAAGAGATGGTTGAGCACCTGCCGATTATGCCTTTCACGTTCCGATTGATGGAGCGGCACTGGAAACGGATTGCTGATGCGATCAGAACCTCGCGGTTCGATGCCCGTAAAACGGCAGAAACCATCAGTTTCATGACTGTTGCGGCGGCACTTCAAGAGGAGGACAAGGGCGGTGAAGGTTTCGCAGATTGTTAA
- a CDS encoding FlhC family transcriptional regulator, whose amino-acid sequence MKVSQIVKDISVWQVAEQMIVRGARPPIVIASTNLPRDAVRDMYYSIHGKRPPSGLLPDSSLNVIKKVIHASQATIFYHCYRKVAEADIFKTSPARDVLRGFDFYQKVCGAGCTESIDFSVAWFIARDLRTRNIETKYCPKCGMDYLFSLTNSLLHSCPFCKNLGDKNKKNRAE is encoded by the coding sequence GTGAAGGTTTCGCAGATTGTTAAAGATATCTCGGTCTGGCAAGTCGCAGAGCAAATGATCGTGCGTGGCGCACGCCCGCCTATCGTTATTGCCAGCACCAACCTCCCTCGCGATGCCGTCAGGGACATGTACTACTCAATCCATGGCAAACGCCCGCCGTCAGGCCTATTGCCAGACTCCTCCTTAAACGTGATCAAAAAGGTTATCCACGCTTCGCAGGCGACCATTTTTTACCACTGTTACCGAAAAGTCGCTGAAGCCGATATCTTTAAAACAAGTCCTGCCCGAGACGTTCTGAGAGGTTTTGACTTTTATCAAAAGGTCTGCGGCGCCGGCTGCACGGAGAGTATCGATTTTTCCGTTGCATGGTTTATTGCTCGAGACCTGCGCACCCGAAATATTGAAACAAAATATTGTCCGAAGTGTGGGATGGACTACCTTTTCTCGCTCACAAACAGCCTGCTTCACAGCTGTCCCTTCTGTAAAAACCTTGGAGACAAAAACAAGAAAAACAGGGCTGAGTAG
- a CDS encoding MauE/DoxX family redox-associated membrane protein — MLIRCLKTSKTISRISFLSAIAAGSIFVYAGVLKALDVAGLTESIAAYQILPIQMVPFVAATLPYVEIGAGLLVLLRPWRGAALATLAVLNGVFMVALSSLIIRGINIDCGCFSSATTSDPTSVSSALLRDLVIMAVIAFASLSAVRRESSGT; from the coding sequence ATGTTGATTCGCTGCTTGAAAACTTCTAAGACTATCTCACGCATCTCTTTTCTGAGCGCAATTGCTGCAGGCAGCATTTTCGTATATGCCGGAGTCCTTAAGGCTCTTGATGTTGCGGGGCTTACAGAGTCGATCGCGGCCTACCAGATCCTGCCCATACAGATGGTCCCTTTTGTCGCCGCTACCCTACCCTACGTTGAAATCGGAGCAGGGCTGCTGGTTCTTCTGAGGCCCTGGCGCGGAGCTGCACTTGCGACACTGGCGGTGCTTAATGGCGTATTTATGGTCGCGTTGTCCAGCTTGATTATTCGAGGGATAAATATCGACTGCGGGTGTTTTTCCTCGGCCACAACCTCCGATCCAACCTCTGTCTCCTCAGCTCTCCTACGAGATCTCGTTATCATGGCCGTTATCGCCTTTGCCTCCCTTTCTGCTGTCCGGCGGGAAAGTTCAGGAACTTAA
- a CDS encoding ParA family protein, with protein MDIVAIASQKGGVAKTTTALALSAGLANLGHRVLGVDVDPQYNFSLGAAVPTDDVGQSLFSVFVDNKALSEIIVSSPQGFDVARSLPAMYQTERALAGKMMIELKLAKALKSVQEQYDFCIIDCPPALDLLTTNALLAATHVIIPAQLHSFGAAGVVQIFDMLDRIEPETGIPAPKILGVLPTFYDARKNLSKDLLAELRKFYKSQVFDAVVPTSAPLEATASVGRSIYQFAPSSSGARAYKRVCLETLARLEGRYK; from the coding sequence GTGGATATTGTCGCCATTGCGTCACAGAAGGGCGGGGTCGCCAAAACGACAACAGCGCTGGCTCTGTCGGCCGGGCTTGCGAACCTGGGACATAGAGTTCTCGGGGTCGATGTCGACCCACAATACAATTTCAGTTTAGGGGCAGCGGTTCCCACTGATGATGTTGGCCAATCGCTTTTCTCGGTTTTTGTCGACAATAAAGCGCTGTCTGAAATTATTGTCTCATCCCCTCAAGGGTTTGATGTGGCCCGATCATTGCCTGCGATGTATCAAACCGAGCGTGCTTTGGCCGGGAAAATGATGATCGAGCTTAAACTGGCCAAAGCCCTTAAATCCGTGCAAGAGCAATATGATTTCTGCATTATCGACTGCCCGCCGGCTCTCGACCTGCTAACGACAAACGCTTTGCTTGCAGCGACTCACGTTATTATCCCCGCACAGCTTCATTCGTTCGGAGCTGCAGGAGTTGTCCAGATTTTCGACATGCTTGACCGGATAGAGCCCGAAACGGGAATCCCCGCTCCAAAAATCCTTGGCGTTTTGCCAACTTTCTATGATGCACGGAAAAATTTGAGCAAAGATCTTCTGGCAGAGTTGAGGAAATTCTACAAAAGCCAGGTTTTTGACGCCGTTGTACCAACCAGTGCTCCGCTTGAAGCAACGGCATCGGTGGGTAGGTCGATTTATCAATTCGCCCCATCATCGAGCGGTGCCAGGGCGTATAAGCGTGTTTGCCTTGAAACCCTTGCACGTCTTGAAGGACGCTATAAATAG
- a CDS encoding thermonuclease family protein, translated as MWRKFFAMCFFLVFILSSSPAFAGVTVRVIRVLDGDTLTISHQDSSYRVNLVGIDAPEKGQPFNRQGKQFLLSMVAQKDVVLEHYGADQEGNIIGEVFLEDGRSLNRLLLEKGLAWNSSDDEALSKLQEEAKRQKKGLWQIEDPTPPWEYREMLLREKEGTDRFF; from the coding sequence GTGTGGAGAAAGTTTTTTGCCATGTGTTTTTTTCTTGTTTTTATCCTGTCTTCATCCCCGGCGTTTGCCGGGGTTACTGTAAGGGTTATCAGGGTTTTAGATGGAGATACTTTGACAATATCTCACCAAGATAGTTCTTATCGTGTGAACTTGGTCGGGATTGACGCTCCGGAGAAAGGCCAACCTTTTAACCGGCAGGGTAAACAATTTCTTTTAAGTATGGTGGCTCAGAAAGATGTGGTACTCGAACATTATGGCGCGGATCAAGAGGGCAATATCATCGGGGAGGTCTTTCTTGAAGATGGAAGAAGCCTGAATCGTCTTCTGCTCGAAAAAGGCCTGGCTTGGAATAGTTCAGACGATGAAGCTTTGTCGAAGCTCCAGGAAGAAGCCAAGAGGCAGAAGAAGGGGTTGTGGCAGATCGAGGACCCTACCCCTCCTTGGGAGTATCGTGAGATGCTTTTGCGTGAGAAGGAAGGGACTGATCGGTTTTTTTAG
- a CDS encoding ParM/StbA family protein, giving the protein MFVVGIDIGYSNLKVCSGEASGSLVSQVFPVGAAPQECFAGSVNGNSDGFCVKVEEKKYISCVEPDKLANWQRALHEEYATTPTYKALFLGGLMSTQREVVDSLVTGLPVSHFQEPGRKENLARRLNGVHTIDDHRIIDIRNVEVIPQPVGCYFDVAVATGREEEFIDADILVIDPGFFSVDWVLISGNDVQYRFSGSSVQATSMLLESAAEKIGADHDAKVTVEKIEKAIRAQRETIRIFGNRVPYAPYLNKAAETMGATVMDTVKTSLRSKAGDVDIVILAGGGAQYYRDAVSATFPKAEILLPSEPVLTNARGYWYYGLPA; this is encoded by the coding sequence ATGTTTGTCGTAGGAATCGATATTGGCTACAGCAATCTAAAAGTGTGTAGCGGGGAAGCTTCAGGATCGCTTGTTTCTCAGGTTTTTCCGGTGGGCGCGGCCCCGCAGGAGTGTTTTGCCGGCAGCGTGAACGGCAACAGCGATGGATTTTGCGTCAAGGTCGAGGAGAAGAAGTATATCTCCTGCGTGGAGCCAGACAAACTGGCGAATTGGCAAAGAGCACTGCATGAGGAGTATGCGACAACTCCCACATACAAGGCCCTTTTCCTGGGAGGCCTGATGTCGACCCAGCGCGAAGTTGTCGATAGCCTGGTGACCGGATTGCCTGTCAGTCATTTCCAGGAACCGGGACGCAAGGAGAACCTGGCGAGGCGACTCAATGGTGTCCATACCATCGATGACCACAGAATTATCGATATCCGCAACGTGGAAGTGATCCCGCAGCCGGTTGGTTGTTATTTTGACGTTGCGGTGGCGACAGGGCGCGAGGAAGAATTTATCGACGCTGACATTTTGGTGATCGATCCAGGCTTTTTTTCCGTCGATTGGGTTTTGATCAGCGGCAATGACGTGCAGTATCGTTTCTCGGGGTCTTCGGTCCAGGCAACATCCATGCTGCTGGAAAGCGCAGCCGAGAAGATCGGGGCCGATCATGATGCGAAAGTTACGGTCGAGAAAATAGAGAAGGCGATCCGCGCCCAGCGAGAAACCATTCGCATCTTCGGCAACCGAGTTCCCTACGCACCCTACCTCAACAAAGCGGCGGAGACGATGGGCGCAACCGTGATGGATACGGTCAAAACCTCTCTTCGCTCCAAGGCCGGCGATGTCGATATTGTTATCCTGGCCGGAGGCGGTGCGCAGTATTACCGCGACGCAGTGAGCGCAACTTTTCCGAAAGCCGAGATCCTTCTTCCCTCAGAGCCTGTCCTGACAAATGCAAGAGGCTACTGGTACTACGGGCTGCCCGCATAA
- the mobI gene encoding conjugative transfer protein MobI(A/C), translating to MDSKRARIKKDIEDCIEDLYENARVKVDRFWKENMAEENKQDKNNRSRIGVRTRYRNGTLTIDWFFNSFVKGLNEQGKDEWKVFSTQIKKPAGKTMYSEGPLKKHCRDWEMERVLEYEKEFAVIRTDFAGLSKARSALKTSERQMAKLQADKQETTEG from the coding sequence ATGGACAGCAAAAGAGCAAGGATCAAAAAAGATATCGAAGACTGTATCGAGGACCTCTATGAAAATGCCAGGGTCAAGGTGGATAGATTCTGGAAAGAAAATATGGCTGAAGAAAACAAACAGGACAAAAATAATCGCAGCAGAATCGGTGTGAGGACCAGGTATAGAAACGGAACTCTGACGATAGACTGGTTTTTTAACTCCTTCGTTAAAGGGCTAAACGAGCAGGGAAAGGATGAATGGAAGGTTTTTAGCACGCAAATCAAAAAGCCTGCGGGAAAGACTATGTATAGCGAAGGACCTTTGAAAAAGCACTGCAGGGATTGGGAAATGGAGAGGGTTCTTGAATACGAAAAAGAGTTCGCTGTGATCAGGACAGACTTTGCAGGTTTAAGCAAGGCCAGATCAGCGTTAAAAACATCGGAGCGGCAGATGGCCAAACTACAGGCTGATAAACAAGAAACGACGGAGGGTTGA
- a CDS encoding antA/AntB antirepressor family protein, with translation MAGEMAGEMAEVLVNEVETIETPDGIFTGINGRKIHAAKGSEKPFVVWLPREIKRCKLKREEDFVIYESRSSRRRRTMECLFFTKAAAKILEKEPPHGMTEEDEDEDIPSREEMGRLLPAPVSGGEQVFDLHDTPCIDARTLYETLKIKKSFSIWIRSNFKKINLEKGRDYREIEVLDLKVQNFVGRPRTDYLLSLDAAKHIAMMSKGRVAHTVRQYFIDIEKRYRIESALPAPGSPNDPRRLGQDLINDIRTRLKSLGKYCCPDYAESLSDFVERSLLYHFDIRSIYQLRQGDVPMFKYQISECQRCFEVNQYDPSWRNDGLLKFVNSRHYHCGVIRHPRMEDFLRHQRDIKPRRHALPQQRLHLLPQEHEVGKTVNLDTSLDSLLSRLSECDSISVELSSQGKQGQLQISIPLESIPEFIKTLRSD, from the coding sequence ATGGCAGGGGAAATGGCAGGGGAAATGGCAGAGGTTTTGGTGAATGAAGTTGAAACAATTGAGACACCAGACGGGATTTTCACGGGAATCAACGGGCGTAAAATCCATGCGGCAAAAGGCTCGGAAAAGCCCTTCGTCGTCTGGCTGCCCCGAGAAATAAAGAGGTGCAAGCTGAAGAGGGAGGAGGACTTCGTTATCTATGAATCCCGCTCATCGCGTCGTCGTAGGACAATGGAATGCCTGTTTTTCACCAAGGCTGCAGCAAAGATACTGGAAAAGGAACCGCCACATGGAATGACGGAAGAGGACGAGGACGAGGATATTCCGTCACGCGAAGAGATGGGTAGGCTCTTGCCCGCCCCGGTCTCTGGAGGTGAGCAAGTCTTTGACCTTCACGACACTCCTTGTATAGATGCCAGGACTCTTTATGAAACCTTGAAAATAAAAAAGTCCTTTTCGATTTGGATTAGATCTAACTTTAAGAAAATAAATCTAGAAAAGGGTCGTGATTATAGAGAGATCGAAGTTTTGGACCTTAAGGTCCAAAACTTCGTAGGACGCCCTCGCACAGACTACCTTCTCTCACTGGATGCCGCCAAACATATCGCCATGATGTCCAAGGGACGGGTCGCCCACACCGTTCGGCAATATTTCATCGACATAGAAAAACGCTACCGAATAGAATCGGCTCTACCGGCCCCCGGCTCCCCAAACGACCCTCGGCGCCTGGGCCAAGACCTGATCAACGACATCAGAACCCGACTGAAGTCCTTGGGCAAATACTGTTGCCCCGACTATGCCGAGTCCTTGTCTGACTTTGTGGAACGAAGCTTGTTGTACCACTTCGACATCCGCAGCATCTACCAACTGCGCCAAGGTGATGTGCCCATGTTCAAGTATCAGATCAGCGAATGCCAACGCTGCTTTGAGGTCAACCAGTACGACCCGTCATGGCGCAACGATGGTCTTCTCAAGTTCGTCAATAGTCGCCACTATCATTGTGGTGTTATCCGCCACCCGAGAATGGAAGACTTTCTTCGACATCAGCGAGACATAAAACCCCGACGCCACGCTCTGCCCCAACAAAGACTCCACCTGCTTCCCCAGGAGCATGAGGTCGGCAAGACTGTGAACTTGGATACCTCCTTAGACTCCTTACTATCCAGGCTGTCCGAGTGCGACTCGATAAGCGTGGAACTCTCAAGCCAGGGTAAGCAGGGACAACTTCAGATCTCGATCCCCTTGGAAAGTATCCCTGAATTCATCAAAACCTTGAGAAGTGACTGA
- a CDS encoding helicase-related protein, producing the protein MSPQESEKKALGRLSAFGLKKTWQTAFLLPSSWDDMTCVLSDFSQPLLDGDPYLVCGRLESKPKVKFDSGRNSKVPRLNGSLLDGQGNRIGFSQFGDTRKLEEQLKKAGNQTVYLYGTISLSGSRIFLRNAELVHPAWAGRLRPKYPGKVRVIGPETARSRILALLKEALPNAAFWLEEVLKEVGPPEELIRIAGFHDGTSLEDILYKAHLPRNFQEGVKAQRGLERLAALGVILQAKAVKPAAKAFSQIDAGCWRPRASSIPFPLTDEQQVAVEGMLDGLRSHTALHGILTGDVGTGKTATYALACAAVADRAGRAAVLLPNQVLAEQIANDLRSWWPDISIHTITGADKGEIPDASILVGTTALLHRLSGSDWVPDLVVVDEQQKLSREQREVMLVEGQTNLIEVTATPIPRTQALLRYGIIKVWKLTRPHTPKQIDTRIWYSFEKPDLFARIRQTLTAGDQVLVVYPLREQDEKNSSGRQDSGAQSVEEAFVQWNRIFPDKVRHCHGQMPPDQKNAAIADLKEDRAQILIATSVVEVGINLPRLRRIVIVRPDRYGLTQLHQLRGRVARTGGQGWCDLYLPIEVKPATLERLEVLERTQDGFEVAEWDLKLRGAGDMGRDSTKQSGADETFLFGRGVKIEILDEMINLVMKKASPGAEQKPELLGEAKLKRNHEPGYQTHTSVAPRQVKKPAVNF; encoded by the coding sequence ATGTCTCCACAGGAATCGGAAAAAAAAGCTTTAGGGCGTCTTAGCGCCTTCGGTCTTAAGAAGACATGGCAAACAGCTTTCCTGCTGCCTTCTTCCTGGGATGACATGACCTGCGTGCTGAGTGATTTTTCTCAGCCTCTGCTGGATGGAGATCCTTACCTGGTTTGCGGCAGGCTTGAATCCAAGCCGAAGGTAAAATTTGACTCGGGCCGCAATTCAAAAGTTCCGCGCCTTAATGGTTCTCTGCTTGACGGGCAGGGCAACCGCATTGGATTCTCTCAGTTTGGCGACACACGCAAGCTTGAGGAGCAGCTTAAAAAAGCAGGCAACCAGACGGTCTACCTTTACGGGACGATCAGTCTTTCAGGGTCTCGCATTTTTCTGCGCAACGCTGAACTGGTACATCCAGCCTGGGCCGGCCGGCTTCGCCCGAAGTATCCCGGCAAGGTTCGAGTCATTGGGCCGGAAACGGCAAGAAGTCGAATCCTGGCGTTGTTGAAAGAAGCACTCCCCAACGCCGCTTTCTGGTTAGAAGAAGTCCTGAAAGAGGTCGGGCCTCCTGAAGAACTTATCAGAATCGCCGGTTTTCACGACGGCACAAGCCTTGAGGACATTCTTTACAAAGCACATCTCCCAAGGAACTTCCAAGAAGGGGTTAAGGCTCAAAGAGGATTGGAGCGTCTGGCCGCACTTGGCGTCATCCTTCAGGCTAAGGCGGTAAAACCTGCAGCCAAGGCTTTCAGCCAAATTGATGCCGGCTGCTGGAGACCTCGGGCAAGCTCTATCCCCTTTCCTTTGACCGATGAACAGCAGGTTGCAGTAGAAGGCATGCTCGATGGCCTGCGATCGCATACCGCCTTGCACGGCATCCTGACCGGAGATGTCGGTACGGGGAAGACTGCCACCTACGCGCTGGCCTGTGCAGCCGTTGCCGACAGGGCAGGGCGAGCGGCGGTTCTTCTTCCCAATCAAGTCCTGGCCGAGCAGATCGCAAACGATCTTCGCAGCTGGTGGCCTGACATCTCCATCCACACCATCACCGGAGCTGATAAAGGCGAAATACCTGACGCCTCGATTCTTGTCGGCACAACCGCCTTGCTGCACAGACTGTCTGGGTCGGACTGGGTGCCGGATCTTGTTGTCGTTGATGAGCAGCAAAAGCTCAGCCGCGAGCAACGAGAGGTTATGTTGGTGGAAGGACAGACCAATCTGATTGAAGTGACCGCCACGCCCATCCCTCGCACCCAGGCACTTTTGCGTTATGGGATTATCAAGGTCTGGAAACTCACCCGACCTCACACGCCCAAACAAATTGATACGCGAATCTGGTATAGCTTCGAGAAACCCGACCTGTTTGCGCGCATCCGGCAAACCCTTACTGCCGGAGATCAGGTGCTGGTCGTCTACCCTCTGCGCGAGCAGGACGAAAAAAACAGCAGCGGGCGGCAAGACAGTGGAGCCCAAAGCGTGGAAGAGGCTTTCGTCCAGTGGAATCGTATTTTCCCGGACAAGGTAAGACACTGCCACGGACAGATGCCTCCCGATCAGAAAAATGCAGCGATAGCAGATCTTAAAGAAGACCGAGCACAGATATTGATTGCAACCAGCGTCGTGGAGGTGGGCATCAACCTGCCTCGCCTGCGTCGGATCGTCATCGTAAGGCCTGATCGATACGGGCTGACTCAGCTTCATCAGCTGCGCGGGCGCGTGGCCAGAACAGGAGGGCAGGGGTGGTGCGACCTCTACCTGCCGATCGAGGTAAAGCCTGCAACCCTTGAGAGACTAGAGGTTCTGGAGAGAACCCAGGATGGATTTGAAGTTGCCGAATGGGATCTTAAATTGCGAGGCGCGGGCGATATGGGGCGAGACTCCACAAAGCAAAGTGGCGCCGACGAAACATTTCTGTTTGGCCGCGGCGTTAAAATAGAAATCCTTGACGAGATGATCAACCTGGTGATGAAAAAAGCATCTCCTGGAGCCGAACAAAAGCCTGAACTTTTAGGTGAGGCCAAGCTGAAAAGAAACCATGAGCCCGGATACCAGACCCACACCAGCGTCGCACCGCGACAGGTGAAAAAACCAGCGGTCAATTTCTGA